CCTCGATGCTTGAGAAGGGCAGCCCGACGGGCGAGGTCGCGGTCCTGGCGAAGGCCCAGGGGTTTCTGAAGAGTGAAGCTTCGGTGAAGGCTGCTCGCGGCATGTCCCACTTCGGTGAGCACGCGATCGGCTGGTTCGGCCTGGGCCTTCTCGGTGCCGTGGTCGACAAGAAGCGGCGCAAGGACTGGCTGGTCGCGTCGGCCGGTGTCGTGGGTGCGCACGCCGCGTCGATCGCGGTGAAACGCGTGGTCAGGCGGCCCCGACCGGACCACCCGAGCGTGGAGGTACTGGTCGGCACGCCGAGCAAGCTGAGCTTCCCGTCGTCGCACGCGACGTCCACGACGGCGGCGGCGGTGCTCTACTCCGGATTGACCGGGCGTAACCTGGTGCCCGCCCTGGTACCGCCGATGCTCGCCTCGCGGCTCGTGCTCGGCGTTCACTATCCGACAGACGTCCTGGCCGGTGCGGCCCTCGGGGGGCTCGTCGGTGGACTGATACGACGGAAGCTGAAGAGAAACCCATGAGCGAAACGACCGAGCAGCGCCCCAGTGATGAAACGGCCGTGACTCCTGAGGCTCCCGAGACACCAGGGACCCCGGAGACAGCGGCACGCAGCCCGTTCGGCCTGGTCGCCGGCGTCATCAAGACGGCGCGGCCGCGGCAGTGGGTGAAGAACGTCCTGGTCTTCGCGGCCCCGTTCTTCGCGTTCTCGAAGTCGACCGACCGCACCGGTCTCCTGATCGACGCGATCATCGCCTTCGTGGCTTTCTCGCTGACGGCGAGCTCGGTCTACCTCATCAACGACGCCATCGACGTCGAGGCCGACCGGGCCCACCCGACCAAGCGGAACCGGCCGATCGCGGCCGGGATCGTGCCGGTCCCCGTCGCGTACGTCGCCGCGGTCGTGTTCTTCCTGGCCGGTCTCGGCGTGTCGTTCGCGGCGAGCTGGCAGCTCGCCGTGGTGCTGGGCGTCTACGAGGCCGTCCAGCTCGGCTACTGCTTCGGCCTGAAGCACCAGCCGGTGGTCGACCTGGCCATCGTCGGCTCGGGCTTCCTGATGCGGTCCATCGCCGGCGGTGTCGCGGGCGGCATCGCGCTTTCGCAGTGGTTCCTGCTGGTCACGGCGTTCGGCTCGCTGTTCATGGTGGCCGGGAAGCGCTACGCGGAGATCATGCTGTTCGAGCGCACCGGCGCGAAGATCCGGTCGTCGCTGAAGAAGTATTCGGCCAGCTACCTGCGGTTCGTCTGGGCGACGTCGGCGGCGATCCTGATCATGTCGTACTGCCTGTGGGCGTTCGAGATCCGCCAGACCGAGCACAACTCGGTGTGGGCGCTCATCTCGATGGTGCCGTTCCTGGTGGCGGTGCTGCGCTACGCGGTGGACGTCGACGGCGGCATCGCGGGCGAGCCGGAGGAGATCGCGCTCAAGGACCGCATCCTGCAGGTGCTGGGCGCGACCTGGGTCGTCACGCTGTTCCTGTCGTTCTACCTGTGACTCATGGCGGATCGACAGGTCCGCTTCAGGTCTTCCACAGCTGAGCGGCGCATCCTGAGGTGGTGGGGGCGGGCAGTGCGCCCGTCCCCGTGACCACAGGAGCGACCATGAACGACCAGCCGCGCGAGGAGAAGGTCCCGGAGGGGACCGACCAACCGACCGTCGAGCAGCCCACGACTGTGCAGCCCACGGCCGAGGCGGCTGCCACTCCGGCTCCCGCCGCCGACCAGGCCTCAGCTGCCCCACACGCGCCGGAGACCGCCGGGCCCGCCTCCCCGGCCGACGGGCCCTCTACGGCGGACCAGACGGCTGCTCACGGCCGGCAGCCGCCACCCACCCCGCAGCTCTCCCAGCCCGGCCCCGGCCAGGCCTACGGCGCCTGGGGCTCGCCTCCGGCCGCTCGGCGGCAGCCCGGCGGGTTCCGGCGGTTCGCCGGGCACCGCGCCACCCAGCTGGTCGGCGTCGGCGTGCTGGGTGTCCTGATCGGCGGGGGCATCGTCGGCGGGATCGCGGCGGCCACCGACCACCGCGGCGGCCGGCCGGCCATCCACCGGCAGTACGACGGCCCGAACGGCAACCAGGGCAACCAGGGTTTCAACGGCCACGGCCCGGGCTTCCGGGGCGGCCACTCGGGCAGTTCGGGTAACTCGGGCAACTCCGATTCCGGCGACGGCATCTGACCGGCATCCGACCGAATGTGTCCTGAGCCACCCGTACCCCGCTCAGATCACAGAAGCATCACGAGCGGGGTACGGTGGCTCGGATGCGAAGCGCCTCCGCAGAACTCCCCAAGGCCGCCGGTGCGCTGCCGGCGGCCCTGCCCGTCGCCCGATCGTGGGTCCTCCCGTCGGCGGCCGCGGCGGCCTCCGTGCTGGTGTTCGCCCTGGTCAGCCACCATCTCATCGATGACACGTACATCACGCTGTCCTACGCGAAGAACCTCGCCTTCCACGCCCACTGGGGCCTGATCGAACAGGGGACGGCGAACACCGCGACGTCCCCGCTGAACGTCCTGGCCCTCGCGGCGGTCACGTTCGTCGTCCGGGACGCCTTGCCGGCCGCCGGGATCGTGTTCGTCGCCGCGCAGGTGCTGCTCGTGCTGGGCCTGCGCCGCCTGGGCGAGCGCACCGGCCTGCCGGCGGCGTTCGCGCCGCTGACGTTCGCGTTGCTGCTGGTCAACCCGCTGCTGCTGTCCTCGATCGGGCTCGAGGTGGCGCTCGGGGCCACCGGCGTCGTGTGGACGCTGGTCTACGCGGGGGAGCGCCGGCCGGGCCGCCTCGGCGTCGTGATCGGGCTGCTCGCGCTCATCCGGATCGACCTGCTGCTGATCGCGGCGGTCCTGTTCGCGGCCCGCCGCGAATTCTGGGACGGCATCTGGCGGACGGCGTTCGCGGCGCTCGCGGTGACGCTGCCGTGGTTCGCGTTCAGCTGGGTGGTGCTCGGCTCGGCGGTGCCGGACACGCTGGTCATCAAGATCAGCCAGCAGTCCTGGGGACCGTTCGGCTTCACCAACGGCCCGCTGCTGTACTGGCGCAACTTTCCGGCCGCGGCGGCGCTGTCGTTCCTGCCGCTGCTGCTCGCCGGCCTGGCGGGAGTGGTGTGGATCGTCCAGTACCGCCTCGGCTCGGAGACCGCCCGCCGCCTGACGCCGTTCGCGGCGCTCGCCGTAGCGGGTGCCCTGCACTACCTGGCCTACAGCCGGCTGGGCGTGCCGCCGTACCACTGGTACTACGCGCCGAGCATCATCGGCGCGACGATCTTCCTCGCCGCGTACGCGTCAGCAGTGCCGGAGCGGGTGCGGCGCGGGACGTGGACGCTGGCCGGCCTGGCGCTGGCGGCGAGCGTCGCGGTGTACGCGCTGCCGGGCATCCCCCGCCAGTTCGCGCCGATCACCAGCAACCACGCGTCGACGACGGAGTACCGCGAAATCGGCCGTCAGCTGGCGGCGATCGCCCACGGCCGCAAGGTCGAGACGGCGGGCGAGGTGGGCGCGCTGGCGTACGCGTGCGACTGCGAGCTGGTCGACGAGTTCTCCGACCGCGGCGCGGTCGACCCGGCGATCACGGAGACGAAGCGCCGCAGCGGCGAGGTCGGCCGCGCGCTGCTGGAAGCCAACTTCCACAACTTCGACCACAGCGTGACGCCGCTCAGCCCGGACCTGGTCCTGGCGACGACCCGCCGCGCACCGCCGCCGGCGGCACTGGCGAGCTGGCACATCGATTCGCCGTGGATGGGCAGCCAGAACCTGTACCTGCTGCCCGCCCACGCCACCGGCGGCTGAGGGACGCGCTGGGCGGGACGGAGACGGTCCGCGTGCTGAAGTTCTTCGCCGAAGACCCGGCCCTCGCGGTGCGGGCCTTCGGCGAAGCTTGAAACTCAGATCGGGAGCTTGCGGAAGATCGGCCGCGGGACGTGCCGCAGCGCCGACATCACCAGGCGGAACTGCGCCGGAGCCCACACCAGGTCCTTGCCGGAGCGAGCGGCCGTGACGGCGATCTCCGCGACCTGCTCGGCCGTCTGCGCCAGCGGAGCGTCCTTCAGGCCCGCGGTCATCTTCGTCTTGACGTGACCCGGGCGGACGACGGTCACCTTCACGCCGTGCGGCGCGAGGGCCTCGCCGAGGCCCAGGTAGAAGCCGTCGAAACCGGCCTTGGTCGAGCCGTAGACGAAGTTGGACCGCCGGACGCGCTCGCCGGCCACCGACGACAGCGCGATCACCGTGCCGTGGCCCTGCACCTTGAGCTTCTCCGACAGCGCGACTCCCACCGACACCGCGGCGGTGTAGTTCACGGTCGCCAGCTCGACGGCCTTCGCGTGGTCCTGCCAGACCTCTTCCGGGTCACCGAGCAGGCCGAACGCCACGACCGCGACGTCGATGTCGCCGCCTTCGAACGCCTTGGCCAGCACACCGGGGTGCGACGCCGTGTCCGTGGCGTCGA
This window of the Amycolatopsis balhimycina FH 1894 genome carries:
- a CDS encoding phosphatase PAP2 family protein, which produces MLEKGSPTGEVAVLAKAQGFLKSEASVKAARGMSHFGEHAIGWFGLGLLGAVVDKKRRKDWLVASAGVVGAHAASIAVKRVVRRPRPDHPSVEVLVGTPSKLSFPSSHATSTTAAAVLYSGLTGRNLVPALVPPMLASRLVLGVHYPTDVLAGAALGGLVGGLIRRKLKRNP
- a CDS encoding decaprenyl-phosphate phosphoribosyltransferase; translation: MSETTEQRPSDETAVTPEAPETPGTPETAARSPFGLVAGVIKTARPRQWVKNVLVFAAPFFAFSKSTDRTGLLIDAIIAFVAFSLTASSVYLINDAIDVEADRAHPTKRNRPIAAGIVPVPVAYVAAVVFFLAGLGVSFAASWQLAVVLGVYEAVQLGYCFGLKHQPVVDLAIVGSGFLMRSIAGGVAGGIALSQWFLLVTAFGSLFMVAGKRYAEIMLFERTGAKIRSSLKKYSASYLRFVWATSAAILIMSYCLWAFEIRQTEHNSVWALISMVPFLVAVLRYAVDVDGGIAGEPEEIALKDRILQVLGATWVVTLFLSFYL
- a CDS encoding decaprenylphospho-beta-D-erythro-pentofuranosid-2-ulose 2-reductase; amino-acid sequence: MIDAVGNPQSLLLLGGTSDIALAIAEKYLAEKPLRVVLAARPSPRLDAAAQRLKDKGAEVSTVDFDATDTASHPGVLAKAFEGGDIDVAVVAFGLLGDPEEVWQDHAKAVELATVNYTAAVSVGVALSEKLKVQGHGTVIALSSVAGERVRRSNFVYGSTKAGFDGFYLGLGEALAPHGVKVTVVRPGHVKTKMTAGLKDAPLAQTAEQVAEIAVTAARSGKDLVWAPAQFRLVMSALRHVPRPIFRKLPI